The following are encoded together in the Glycine soja cultivar W05 chromosome 5, ASM419377v2, whole genome shotgun sequence genome:
- the LOC114413368 gene encoding probable copper-transporting ATPase HMA5, whose translation MVNKTLMADHNVALPVDSEEILAAAEGMAQTGIIVSINREVVGVLAVSDPLKPAAQEVISILKSMKIRSIMVTGDNWGTANSIAREVGIETVIAEAKPEQKAEQVKDLQASGYRGMVGDGINDSPALVAADVGMAIGAGTDIAIEAADIVLMKSNLEDVITAIDLSRKTFSRIRLNYVWALGYNLLGIPIAAGALFPSTRFQLPPWIAGAAMAASSVSVVCCSLLLKYYRRPKKLDNLEIRGISIE comes from the exons ATGGTTAACAAGACCTTGATGGCGGACCACAATGTTGCACTTCCTGTTGATTCTGAAGAGATACTTGCAGCAGCGGAAGGAATGGCTCAAACTGGAATTATAGTGTCTATAAATAGGGAAGTAGTTGGGGTTTTAGCAGTATCTGATCCATTGAAACCAGCTGCACAAGAAGTCATTTCCATTCTCAAGTCTATGAAAATTAGGAGCATCATGGTGACTGGGGACAACTGGGGTACTGCCAATTCTATAGCAAGGGAAGTTGGAATTGAAACTGTTATTGCTGAGGCCAAACCAGAGCAGAAGGCAGAGCAAGTGAAGGATTTGCAG GCTTCTGGGTACAGGGGCATGGTGGGGGATGGTATCAATGATTCACCAGCACTTGTGGCAGCAGATGTAGGAATGGCAATTGGTGCTGGTACAGACATTGCTATTGAGGCTGCCGATATTGTCCTGATGAAGAGCAACTTGGAGGATGTCATAACTGCCATTGATCTTTCCAGAAAAACGTTTTCCCGTATCCGTCTCAACTACGTATGGGCTTTGGGCTACAATCTACTTGGCATTCCAATTGCTGCTGGAGCTCTTTTTCCTTCTACACGATTTCAGTTGCCCCCATGGATTGCTGGGGCTGCCATGGCTGCATCTTCTGTCAGTGTTGTGTGCTGCTCACTACTGTTGAAATATTATAGGAGACCCAAGAAGCTGGACAACCTTGAGATCCGGGGCATAAGCATTGAGTGA